The following proteins are encoded in a genomic region of Thunnus maccoyii chromosome 8, fThuMac1.1, whole genome shotgun sequence:
- the npas4a gene encoding neuronal PAS domain-containing protein 4A yields the protein MYRSTKGASKARRDQINAEIRNLKDLLPISEADKARLSYLHIMSLACMYTRKSVFFTQEAGTAAGVEEGSLFLSFNELSEFMQALPGFLMLLTGEGKLLYLSESVTEHLGHSMVDLVAQGDSVYDIIDASDHLIMRTNLSTSTSLETDRLFRCRFNTSKSVRRQSAGNKLVLIRARCLSPPSSAPAAGSYWTSNPVWVCFCSPLEPHPTRSGPGAERESTSTPPLTDTNLFLACFHSQHSRDMRLQAAQDSVSSYLGFDVTALRSCSWYSLLHPQDLSHASAQHRSLLREGGEGRAEMVVRVQAQDQSWVWLYMVLQLQPGEIPISSNNYIISESEAWSVRQQLSSEQTQLTLVLSSGTSQQEGLSLQSPETLSSPDQVFTPGSSGLSAQSFDFSTAGCSVGSSDEPGSSTAEAMRLEGDPRSSISSLEEESLFQQHPTESPSAASSPTPVTVETVADLDFLTQNILLPPSFQLEPPLPALPLPLPPVPTTQAQQTKEFVCTPPYTPQIGGASFPFGEPLFSFDPTGTTTPPPSATTATATTSMAPAASSTAPPTTASSPAPPTTLSTKLPLALPNLTTDLLFPVDPCSGSLYEKLPPTPDSPGDGDCTVMTLPEVRGPLYVDVPLGPLQCPPEGLLTPEASPGKQPCLSFFSLEREREKERAEISLLAQHISSLAEGFYLDPLLSKLSPPSMSPSSSPPSPFLSPAIETADVDSVHMLREFYPIKAWRGLDIPIFLDDDDSLFEESILETLIQDDFAPPQSSGISSPSPSSSPMPSPSSPISPQTPVCWRQPSQFEGVGHFCSVQSAQCNSSAGCGATVAAAAGAKAEGEGLAEEAMEIEVVLSPVSSCSSIPASPPLILTASPSSATSTPIASPMPAVSCTQSLLEELAVLEPMFGAGASIAPGLGQQPELYQLQCHPSPQCFHKDGSGSVPPF from the exons ATGTACCGCTCAACCAAAGGAGCATCCAAGGCTCGACGGGACCAGATCAACGCCGAGATCCGGAACCTGAAGGACTTGTTGCCCATATCCGAGGCAGATAAAGCGCGGCTCTCATACCTGCACATCATGTCACTTGCCTGCATGTACACCAGGAAATCCGTCTTCTTTACTCAAG AAGCGGGAACTGCTGCTGGTGTTGAGGAGGGCtcactgtttctgtctttcaacGAACTGTCGGAGTTCATGCAGGCGCTGCCGGGGTTTCTGATGCTGCTGACTGGGGAAGGGAAGCTCCTGTACCTGTCAGAGAGCGTCACCGAACACCTCGGACACTCCATG gTGGATCTTGTGGCACAGGGAGACAGTGTGTATGATATCATCGACGCCTCAGACCACTTAATCATGAGGACCAACCTGTCAACCTCTACATCACTTGAAACGG ATCGTCTCTTCCGCTGTCGTTTCAACACCTCCAAGTCCGTGCGGAGGCAGAGTGCTGGGAACAAGCTGGTTCTGATCCGAGCTCGCTgcctctcccccccctcctccgcTCCTGCTGCCGGGTCCTACTGGACCTCCAACCCTGTCTGGGTGTGTTTCTGCTCTCCTCTGGAGCCCCACCCGACCCGCTCCGGCCCCGGGGCAGAGAGGGAGTCAACCTCTACCCCTCCCCTGACTGACACCAACTTGTTCCTGGCCTGTTTCCACTCCCAGCACAGCCGGGACATGAGGCTGCAGGCTGCCCAGGATAG TGTGAGCTCCTATCTTGGCTTTGATGTGACAGCTTTACGCTCTTGCTCCTGGTACAGCCTCCTCCACCCACAGGATCTGTCACATGCCTCTGCTCAGCATCGCAGCCTAT tgagagaaggaggggagggcaGAGCTGAAATGGTGGTGCGTGTGCAAGCTCAAGACCAGTCGTGGGTTTGGCTCTACATGGTGCTCCAGCTGCAGCCTGGAGAAATCCCCATCAGCAGCAACAACTACATCATCAG TGAGTCTGAGGCTTGGTCAGTGCGtcagcagctcagctcagaGCAGACCCAGCTGACCCTGGTTCTGAGTTCTGGTACCTCCCAACAGGAGGGTCTGAGCCTCCAGTCCCCAGAAACCCTCTCCAGCCCAGACCAGGTCTTCACCCCTGGCAGCAGTGGCCTATCCGCCCAGTCCTTTGACTTCAGCACCGCTGGCTGCAGCGTTGGCTCCTCTGATGAACCAGGGAGCTCTACTGCTGAGGCCATGAGGCTGGAGGGTGACCCTCGCTCCAGTATCTCCTCTCTGGAGGAAGAAAGCTTATTTCAGCAGCATCCAACTGAAAGCCCCTCAGCTGCCTCCTCTCCCACTCCAGTCACTGTTGAAACAGTAGCAGACTTAGACTTTTTAACCCAGAACATTCTCCTGCCGCCCTCCTTCCAGCTCGAACCTCCACTGCCAGCTCTCCCCCTGCCTCTCCCTCCTGTGCCCACCACACAAGCTCAGCAGACCAAAGAGTTTGTGTGCACACCACCCTACACACCGCAGATTGGAGGGGCTAGCTTCCCATTTGGTGAACCCCTCTTCAGCTTTGACCCCACTGGCACTAccactcctcctccctctgctacCACGGCCACTGCCACCACCTCCATGGCCCCCGCAGCTTCCTCCACAGCCCCACCAACTACCGCTTCCAGCCCTGCTCCCCCCACCACCCTGTCTACAAAACTCCCCCTTGCACTACCAAACCTCACCACTGACCTTCTCTTCCCTGTCGATCCCTGCAGTGGCTCTCTTTATGAGAAACTGCCCCCTACACCTGACAGCCCCGGAGATGGCGACTGTACAGTGATGACCCTTCCCGAGGTACGGGGTCCTCTGTATGTAGATGTGCCACTAGGGCCCCTCCAGTGTCCCCCTGAGGGCCTTCTCACCCCTGAGGCATCACCCGGTAAACAGCCCTGcctctcctttttctccctggagagagagagggagaaggagagggcaGAAATCTCCCTCTTAGCTCAGCATATCAGCTCACTAGCAGAGGGATTCTACCTGGATCCACTCTTGTCCAaactctctcctccctccatgTCACCCtcatcctcccctccctcccccttcctGTCTCCCGCCATAGAGACCGCTGATGTTGATTCAGTCCACATGCTTAGGGAGTTTTATCCCATCAAAGCATGGAGAGGTCTGGACATTCCCATCTTCCTCGATGATGATGACTCTCTGTTTGAAGAGAGCATCCTAGAAACCCTCATCCAAGACGACTTTGCTCCTCCCCAGTCCTCCGGcatctcctccccctctccctcatCCTCCCCTATGCCCAGTCCCTCCAGCCCAATCTCTCCTCAAACCCCAGTGTGCTGGCGCCAACCCTCCCAGTTTGAGGGAGTGGGCCACTTCTGTAGCGTCCAATCGGCGCAATGTAACTCCTCGGCTGGGTGCGGGGCGACTGTGGCTGCTGCGGCCGGGGCAAAGGCGGAAGGGGAGGGGCTAGCGGAGGAAGCAATGGAGATCGAGGTGGTGTTATCTCCTGTGTCCTCTTGCTCCTCCATCCCAGCTTCCCCTCCCCTCATTCTCACTGCCTCCCCCAGCTCCGCCACCTCCACGCCCATCGCCTCGCCCATGCCCGCCGTGTCTTGCACTCAGTCCCTCCTGGAGGAACTGGCCGTTCTGGAACCCATGTTTGGGGCAGGTGCCTCGATCGCCCCTGGCTTAGGGCAACAACCTGAGTTGTATCAACTCCAATGTCATCCATCTCCACAGTGCTTCCACAAAG atggGAGTGGAAGTGTTCCTCCGTTCTAA